The Arachis ipaensis cultivar K30076 chromosome B07, Araip1.1, whole genome shotgun sequence genome includes a window with the following:
- the LOC107606092 gene encoding oxysterol-binding protein-related protein 1C isoform X1 (The sequence of the model RefSeq protein was modified relative to this genomic sequence to represent the inferred CDS: added 86 bases not found in genome assembly) → MHPFCCVSAVSDQSSPVKPTPAAHFADFTMPPLPSAAVRSDSAPRHSHSHSYGSNHSAGGGSSSSNNNHNNNNNNNNNGDHGRGSQQQQQREQPPPPVVVDVKINDLVGNGISGILYKWVNYGKGWRPRWFVLQDGVLSYYKIHGPDKIVVNPETEKGSKVIGEESMRRISRNRNSQSQHHRRKPFGEIHLKVSTIRESKSDDKRFSVFTGTKRMHLRAETREDRTVWMEALQAVKDMFPRISNSELMAPVDNVSVSTEKLRQRLLEERVSEAAIQDSEQIMRTEFAALQNQLKLLKQKQSMLIDTLRHLETEKVDLENTVVDESQRQWNDQETSSTLRQEKSSEGSASESEDDNERNDAAEEETDDEDNAFFDTRDFLSSSSFKSNGSDYRVSSFSSDDDGFYAFESEDDVDPAIRSVGSNYPHVKRRKKLPDPVEKEKGVSLWSMIKDNIGKDLTKVCLPVYFNEPLSSLQKCFEEMEYSHLLDQAYEWGRRGNSLMRILCVAAFAVSGYASTDGRVCKPFNPLLGETYEANFPDKGLRFFSEKVSHHPMIVACHCEGTGWKFWGDSNLKSKFWGRSIQLDPVGTLTLEFEDGEVFQWSKVTTSIYNLILGKLYCDHYGTMRIQGNQEYSCKLKFKEQSIIDRNPHQVHGIVQDRNGKTVSTLFGKWDESMHYVNGDYSAKGKAHESLSEARLLWKRSKPPKFPTRYNFTRFAITLNELTPGLKEKLPPTDSRLRPDQRYLENGEYEMANSEKLRLEQRQRQARKMQERGWKPRWFAKDKATGTYRYLGGYWESREEGTWDSCPDIFGQIPSDHLSDEGQTAS, encoded by the exons ATGCATCCTTTTTGCTGCGTATCCGCCGTCTCCGACCAGTCTTCTCCGGTAAAACCTACGCCCGCGGCTCACTTCGCGGACTTCACCATGCCTCCTCTCCCCTCCGCCGCCGTCAGATCCGATTCAGCCCCACGCCACAGTCACAGCCACAGTTACGGCAGCAACCAC CCAGCAACAACAGCAGCGGGAGCAACCGCCGCCGCCGGTGGTGGTTGATGTGAAGATCAACGACCTCGTCGGAAATGGAATCTCGGGAATACTGTACAAGTGGGTGAATTATGGCAAAGGATGGAGGCCACGGTGGTTCGTGCTCCAAGACGGCGTTCTCTCCTACTACAAGATTCACGGTCCTGATAAGATCGTCGTGAATCCCGAGACCGAGAAGGGCTCCAAGGTCATCGGCGAGGAATCCATGCGCAGGATCTCTCGCAACCGCAATTCCCAATCCCAACACCACCGTCGAAAGCCCTTCGGTGAAATCCACCTCAAG GTTTCGACGATTCGAGAGAGCAAATCCGATGATAAGAGGTTTTCGGTGTTCACGGGAACGAAGAGGATGCACCTGAGGGCAGAGACGAGGGAGGATCGGACGGTGTGGATGGAGGCGCTGCAAGCGGTGAAGGACATGTTCCCAAGGATTTCGAACAGCGAGCTGATGGCGCCCGTGGACAATGTGAGCGTCTCGACGGAGAAGCTGAGGCAGAGGCTTCTAGAAGAACGGGTGAGTGAGGCTGCCATTCAGGATAGCGAGCAGATCATGAGGACAGAGTTTGCGGCGCTGCAGAACCAGCTTAAGCTCCTCAAGCAGAAGCAGTCAATGCTCATTGACACATTGCGCCACTTAGAG ACAGAAAAGGTCGATCTGGAAAATACAGTTGTTGATGAGAGCCAAAGACAGTGGAATGATCAAGAGACTTCCTCCACATTAAGGCAGGAAAAATCTAGTG AAGGAAGTGCAAGTGAATCTGAGGATGATAACGAGAGAAATGATGCTGCAGAAGAAGAAACAGATGATGAAGACAATGCCTTTTTTGACACCCGCGATTTTCTATCGTCCAGTTCTTTCAAAAGTAATGGGTCTGATTATAGAGTATCATCTTTCTCTTCTGATGATGATGGGTTCTATGCATTCGAATCGGAGGATGATGTAGATCCAGCCATTAGATCTGTTGGAAGCAACTACCCTCATGTTAAGCGGCGTAAGAAATTGCCTGACCCTGTAGAGAAAGAGAAAGGTGTGAGTCTCTGGTCAATGATTAAGGATAATATAGGGAAGGATCTAACTAAAGTTTGCCTCCCTGTTTATTTTAATGAGCCACTCTCCTCCCTGCAAAAATGTTTTGAAGAAATGGAATATTCACATCTGCTTGACCAAGCATACGAATGGGGAAGAAGG GGTAATAGCCTCATGAGGATTCTCTGTGTTGCTGCTTTTGCTGTATCTGGTTATGCTTCAACTGACGGAAGAGTTTGCAAACCATTTAATCCATTACTCGGGGAAACATATGAGGCTAACTTTCCAGACAAAGGGCTTCGATTTTTCTCAGAAAAG GTCAGTCATCACCCAATGATAGTTGCGTGTCACTGTGAGGGTACAGGTTGGAAATTTTGGGGCGATAGCAACTTAAAGAGCAAATTTTGGGGCCGATCAATTCAGCTTGACCCTGTCGGTACTTTGACCTTGGAATTTGAGGATGGGGAGGTTTTCCAGTGGAGCAAG GTTACTACATCAATATACAATCTTATATTAGGAAAGCTGTACTGTGATCACTATGGAACAATGCGTATACAGGGAAACCAAGAATATTCATGTAAGCTGAAATTCAAGGAACAGTCTATAATTGATCGAAATCCTCACCAG GTCCATGGTATCGTTCAAGATAGGAATGGAAAAACAGTATCTACTTTGTTTGGAAAATGGGATGAAAGCATGCATTATGTTAACGGAGACTACAGTGCAAAGGGAAAAGCTCACGAATCCTTATCAGAAGCCCGACTACTCTGGAAGAGAAGCAAGCCTCCCAAATTTCCCACTAGATATAACTTCACTCGTTTTGCCATCACATTAAATGAACTTACCCCTGGATTGAAG GAAAAGTTGCCACCGACTGATTCCAGGTTAAGACCAGACCAAAGGTATCTGGAAAATGGGGAATATGAGATGGCAAATTCAGAAAAGTTACGGCTAGAGCAGAGGCAGCGACAG GCTCGGAAGATGCAAGAGAGGGGTTGGAAACCACGATGGTTTGCCAAGGATAAAGCAACCGGCACATACCGATACCTAGGAGGATATTGGGAGTCCCGAGAAGAAGGGACCTGGGACTCCTGTCCTGACATCTTTGGCCAAATTCCTTCAGACCATCTTTCCGACGAAGGTCAAACTGCATCTTAG
- the LOC107606092 gene encoding oxysterol-binding protein-related protein 1C isoform X2 (The sequence of the model RefSeq protein was modified relative to this genomic sequence to represent the inferred CDS: added 86 bases not found in genome assembly), whose amino-acid sequence MHPFCCVSAVSDQSSPVKPTPAAHFADFTMPPLPSAAVRSDSAPRHSHSHSYGSNHSAGGGSSSSNNNHNNNNNNNNNGDHGRGSQQQQQREQPPPPVVVDVKINDLVGNGISGILYKWVNYGKGWRPRWFVLQDGVLSYYKIHGPDKIVVNPETEKGSKVIGEESMRRISRNRNSQSQHHRRKPFGEIHLKVSTIRESKSDDKRFSVFTGTKRMHLRAETREDRTVWMEALQAVKDMFPRISNSELMAPVDNVSVSTEKLRQRLLEERVSEAAIQDSEQIMRTEFAALQNQLKLLKQKQSMLIDTLRHLETEKVDLENTVVDESQRQWNDQETSSTLRQEKSSGSASESEDDNERNDAAEEETDDEDNAFFDTRDFLSSSSFKSNGSDYRVSSFSSDDDGFYAFESEDDVDPAIRSVGSNYPHVKRRKKLPDPVEKEKGVSLWSMIKDNIGKDLTKVCLPVYFNEPLSSLQKCFEEMEYSHLLDQAYEWGRRGNSLMRILCVAAFAVSGYASTDGRVCKPFNPLLGETYEANFPDKGLRFFSEKVSHHPMIVACHCEGTGWKFWGDSNLKSKFWGRSIQLDPVGTLTLEFEDGEVFQWSKVTTSIYNLILGKLYCDHYGTMRIQGNQEYSCKLKFKEQSIIDRNPHQVHGIVQDRNGKTVSTLFGKWDESMHYVNGDYSAKGKAHESLSEARLLWKRSKPPKFPTRYNFTRFAITLNELTPGLKEKLPPTDSRLRPDQRYLENGEYEMANSEKLRLEQRQRQARKMQERGWKPRWFAKDKATGTYRYLGGYWESREEGTWDSCPDIFGQIPSDHLSDEGQTAS is encoded by the exons ATGCATCCTTTTTGCTGCGTATCCGCCGTCTCCGACCAGTCTTCTCCGGTAAAACCTACGCCCGCGGCTCACTTCGCGGACTTCACCATGCCTCCTCTCCCCTCCGCCGCCGTCAGATCCGATTCAGCCCCACGCCACAGTCACAGCCACAGTTACGGCAGCAACCAC CCAGCAACAACAGCAGCGGGAGCAACCGCCGCCGCCGGTGGTGGTTGATGTGAAGATCAACGACCTCGTCGGAAATGGAATCTCGGGAATACTGTACAAGTGGGTGAATTATGGCAAAGGATGGAGGCCACGGTGGTTCGTGCTCCAAGACGGCGTTCTCTCCTACTACAAGATTCACGGTCCTGATAAGATCGTCGTGAATCCCGAGACCGAGAAGGGCTCCAAGGTCATCGGCGAGGAATCCATGCGCAGGATCTCTCGCAACCGCAATTCCCAATCCCAACACCACCGTCGAAAGCCCTTCGGTGAAATCCACCTCAAG GTTTCGACGATTCGAGAGAGCAAATCCGATGATAAGAGGTTTTCGGTGTTCACGGGAACGAAGAGGATGCACCTGAGGGCAGAGACGAGGGAGGATCGGACGGTGTGGATGGAGGCGCTGCAAGCGGTGAAGGACATGTTCCCAAGGATTTCGAACAGCGAGCTGATGGCGCCCGTGGACAATGTGAGCGTCTCGACGGAGAAGCTGAGGCAGAGGCTTCTAGAAGAACGGGTGAGTGAGGCTGCCATTCAGGATAGCGAGCAGATCATGAGGACAGAGTTTGCGGCGCTGCAGAACCAGCTTAAGCTCCTCAAGCAGAAGCAGTCAATGCTCATTGACACATTGCGCCACTTAGAG ACAGAAAAGGTCGATCTGGAAAATACAGTTGTTGATGAGAGCCAAAGACAGTGGAATGATCAAGAGACTTCCTCCACATTAAGGCAGGAAAAATCTAGTG GAAGTGCAAGTGAATCTGAGGATGATAACGAGAGAAATGATGCTGCAGAAGAAGAAACAGATGATGAAGACAATGCCTTTTTTGACACCCGCGATTTTCTATCGTCCAGTTCTTTCAAAAGTAATGGGTCTGATTATAGAGTATCATCTTTCTCTTCTGATGATGATGGGTTCTATGCATTCGAATCGGAGGATGATGTAGATCCAGCCATTAGATCTGTTGGAAGCAACTACCCTCATGTTAAGCGGCGTAAGAAATTGCCTGACCCTGTAGAGAAAGAGAAAGGTGTGAGTCTCTGGTCAATGATTAAGGATAATATAGGGAAGGATCTAACTAAAGTTTGCCTCCCTGTTTATTTTAATGAGCCACTCTCCTCCCTGCAAAAATGTTTTGAAGAAATGGAATATTCACATCTGCTTGACCAAGCATACGAATGGGGAAGAAGG GGTAATAGCCTCATGAGGATTCTCTGTGTTGCTGCTTTTGCTGTATCTGGTTATGCTTCAACTGACGGAAGAGTTTGCAAACCATTTAATCCATTACTCGGGGAAACATATGAGGCTAACTTTCCAGACAAAGGGCTTCGATTTTTCTCAGAAAAG GTCAGTCATCACCCAATGATAGTTGCGTGTCACTGTGAGGGTACAGGTTGGAAATTTTGGGGCGATAGCAACTTAAAGAGCAAATTTTGGGGCCGATCAATTCAGCTTGACCCTGTCGGTACTTTGACCTTGGAATTTGAGGATGGGGAGGTTTTCCAGTGGAGCAAG GTTACTACATCAATATACAATCTTATATTAGGAAAGCTGTACTGTGATCACTATGGAACAATGCGTATACAGGGAAACCAAGAATATTCATGTAAGCTGAAATTCAAGGAACAGTCTATAATTGATCGAAATCCTCACCAG GTCCATGGTATCGTTCAAGATAGGAATGGAAAAACAGTATCTACTTTGTTTGGAAAATGGGATGAAAGCATGCATTATGTTAACGGAGACTACAGTGCAAAGGGAAAAGCTCACGAATCCTTATCAGAAGCCCGACTACTCTGGAAGAGAAGCAAGCCTCCCAAATTTCCCACTAGATATAACTTCACTCGTTTTGCCATCACATTAAATGAACTTACCCCTGGATTGAAG GAAAAGTTGCCACCGACTGATTCCAGGTTAAGACCAGACCAAAGGTATCTGGAAAATGGGGAATATGAGATGGCAAATTCAGAAAAGTTACGGCTAGAGCAGAGGCAGCGACAG GCTCGGAAGATGCAAGAGAGGGGTTGGAAACCACGATGGTTTGCCAAGGATAAAGCAACCGGCACATACCGATACCTAGGAGGATATTGGGAGTCCCGAGAAGAAGGGACCTGGGACTCCTGTCCTGACATCTTTGGCCAAATTCCTTCAGACCATCTTTCCGACGAAGGTCAAACTGCATCTTAG